From Cucumis melo cultivar AY chromosome 1, USDA_Cmelo_AY_1.0, whole genome shotgun sequence, a single genomic window includes:
- the LOC103495631 gene encoding uncharacterized protein LOC103495631, whose translation MAGPLLRRLWSSSHRSISSSSFSSYHLKSHIISPSSVLPNLLARAFSAATATAAATAPTSDLDPSRLRNVAVIAHVDHGKTTLMDRLLRQCGADIPHERAMDSISLERERGITIASKVTSVSWKENELNMVDTPGHADFGGEVERVVGMVEGAILVVDAGEGPLAQTKFVLAKALKYGLRPILLLNKVDRPSVSEERCSEVESLVFDLFANLGATEEQLDFPVLYASAKEGWASSTYTKDPPGELRNMSQLLDAIIRHVPPPAAKLDQPFQMLVSMMERDFYLGRILTGRIASGVVRTGDRVHGLRVKDSGVEKIEEGKVVKLMKKKGTTVVQIDSAGAGDIVSMAGLANPSIGHTVANVEVSAALPTFELDPPTISMTFGVNDSPLAGRDGTHLTGGKIGDRLMAEAETNLAINVLPGLSESYEVQGRGELQLGILIENMRREGFELSISPPKVMYKTENSTKLEPIEEVTIEVNEEHVGLVMEALSHRRAEVTEMGPVPGSIGRTRLCLTCPSRGLVGYRSVFSSDTRGTGFMHRAFLNYEKHRGPLGNVRKGVLISMGYGAITAHALMSLEARGTLFVNPGMEAYDGMIIGEHSRDSDLDVNPVRTKELTNVRAASKDENVKLSPPRLMSLEEAIGYVASDELIEVTPKAIRLRKKYLDVNKRKAMSKKPKE comes from the exons ATGGCTGGTCCATTACTCCGTCGTCTATGGTCATCATCTCATAGATCCATatcttcctcttctttctcctctTACCATCTTAAATCGCATATTATTTCACCATCATCCGTCTTGCCCAATCTCCTCGCGCGCGCTTTTTCAGCAGCCACTGCCACTGCTGCTGCTACCGCACCTACCAGCGACCTTGATCCGAGCCGACTCAGGAACGTGGCAGTGATTGCTCATGTTGATCATGGAAAAACAACTCTCATGGACCGTTTGCTCCGGCAGTGCGGCGCGGATATACCACACGAGCGAGCTATGGATTCGATCAGTCTTGAGCGTGAACGAGGTATCACCATAGCGTCCAAG GTTACTTCAGTTTCATGGAAGGAAAATGAGTTGAACATGGTTGATACGCCCGGTCACGCAGATTTTGGTGGAGAA GTTGAACGTGTTGTTGGAATGGTTGAAGGTGCAATTTTAGTTGTCGATGCTGGTGAAGGTCCACTGGCACAAACAAAATTTGTTCTTGCAAAGGCCTTAAAGTATGGGCTGCGACctattcttcttctaaacaaaGTAGACCGACCATCAG TATCTGAAGAAAGGTGTAGTGAAGTTGAGAGCTTGGTATTTGATCTATTTGCAAATCTAGGCGCCACAG AGGAGCAGTTGGACTTTCCTGTTCTTTATGCTTCTGCTAAAGAAGGGTGGGCTTCCAGCACTTACACTAAAGATCCTCCTGGCGAATTGAGAAATATGTCACAGTTGCTTGATGCTATTATAAGACATGTTCCTCCTCCAGCGGCAAAACTTGACCAACCTTTTCAGATGCTG GTTTCTATGATGGAGCGGGACTTTTATCTTGGACGAATATTGACTGGACGCATTGCTTCTGGTGTCGTTCGAACTGGTGATAGAGTTCACGGACTCCGAGTCAAGGATTCTGGGGTTGAAAAAATTGAAGAGGGAAAG GTCGTGaaattaatgaaaaagaaaggtacAACTGTTGTTCAAATTGATAGTGCTGGGGCTGGCGATATAGTGTCAATGGCTGGGTTGGCAAATCCTTCCATAGGCCATACTGTGGCTAATGTTGAA GTTTCGGCTGCTTTGCCTACTTTTGAATTGGACCCTCCTACTATTTCAATGACTTTTGGTGTTAATGATTCTCCACTGGCAGGTCGTGATGGTACACAT TTGACTGGTGGAAAAATTGGTGACCGGTTAATGGCTGAAGCAGAAACAAATCTTGCCATAAATGTGCTTCCAGGCTTGTCAGAATCTTATGAGGTGCAGGGGCGAGGCGAACTTCAACTAG GTATTCTAATTGAGAACATGAGACGTGAAGGATTTGAGTTATCCATTTCACCACCTAAAGTAAT GTATAAAACTGAGAATTCAACGAAGCTTGAGCCAATTGAAGAAGTCACCATAGAG GTTAATGAAGAACACGTTGGTTTAGTTATGGAAGCCTTATCACATAGGCGTGCTGAAGTTACTGAGATGGGTCCAGTCCCAGGCAGCATTGGCAGAACTAGATTGTGTTTGACATGCCCATCCAG GGGCTTAGTTGGTTACAGAAGTGTGTTTAGCAGCGATACACGTGGAACTGGTTTTATGCATCGAGCATTCTTAA ATTATGAAAAACATCGGGGTCCTCTTGGAAATGTTCGAAAAGGAGTACTG ATATCAATGGGATATGGAGCAATTACAGCTCATGCTTTAATGAGTTTAGAAGCGCGAGGAACTCTTTTTGTAAATCCTGGAATGGAG GCTTATGATGGAATGATTATTGGAGAACATTCTAGGGACTCAGATCTAGAT gTTAATCCTGTAAGAACTAAAGAACTAACCAATGTCCGGGCTGCTTCCAAAGACGAAAACGTGAAGCTATCTCCGCCTCGACTT ATGAGTCTTGAAGAAGCGATAGGATACGTTGCATCTGATGAACTTATTGAG GTTACACCAAAGGCCATTCGTTTAAGGAAGAAATATTTGGATGTCAACAAGCGCAAGGCCATGAGTAAGAAGCCCAAGGAATGA
- the LOC103495699 gene encoding cyanidin 3-O-galactoside 2''-O-xylosyltransferase FGGT1-like, with product MEESPSSLHVAMYPWFAFGRMIPFLQIANKLANKGHRISFFIPSKTQPKLQHFNHFPNLITFVPITVPHVDGLPPGAQTTADISHPSQLSLIMTSMDRTEPEIASCLQDIKPNVIFFDFAHWVIKLANQMGITSIYYNVISAVTTGYVLGKIRELSGHDTLTQDDFMQPPPGFPSSSIKLHAHEAQNFASLSHLRLGNVVLHHDNGDPVALGCGICFI from the exons aTGGAAGAATCTCCTTCAAGCCTGCACGTAGCAATGTACCCTTGGTTTGCTTTTGGCCGCATGATTCCGTTTCTCCAAATTGCCAACAAATTAGCCAATAAAGGCCACAGAATCTCCTTCTTCATTCCGTCAAAAACTCAACCCAAATTGCAACATTTCAATCACTTTCCAAATCTCATTACCTTTGTCCCCATCACTGTTCCTCATGTTGATGGTCTCCCTCCTGGAGCTCAAACTACTGCTGATATTTCTCACCCTTCGCAACTATCTCTCATCATGACATCTATGGATCGCACCGAACCTGAAATCGCTTCTTGTCTTCAAGACATAAAACCCAACGTCATCTTCTTTGATTTTGCGCATTGGGTGATAAAACTAGCAAATCAAATGGGCATCACATCAATTTATTATAATGTCATTTCTGCTGTCACAACTGGTTATGTTCTGGGCAAAATACGGGAATTGTCTGGACATGATACTTTAACTCAAGACGATTTTATGCAGCCACCTCCTGGTTTCCCAAGTTCCTCAATCAAGCTTCATGCTCATGAGGCTCAAAATTTTGCATCCCTTAGCCATTTGAGACTTGGCAATG TGGTTCTTCACCATGATAATGGAGACCCAGTTGCTCTTGGTTGTGGTATTTGCTTTATTTGA
- the LOC103495629 gene encoding glucosidase 2 subunit beta: protein MEARSPKSTSFVSLLSICLFFTSVRAAPSFLGVHPLDEKYYSSEVIKCKDGSRSFTIDRLNDDFCDCVDGTDEPGTSACARGKFYCRNMGSTPRFIFSSRVNDHICDCCDGSDEYEGNIFCPNTCVMGGNMYKSNNDVSTTRDVDIVIRKVKEEITKEDLFQKLTGLKLVIILQVALTIFAILIWANRCRVKSKRRRHR from the exons ATGGAAGCCCGCTCTCCAAAGTCTACCTCTTTCGTTTCGCTGCTTTCCATCTGCTTATTCTTCACTTCTGTTCGCGCTGCTCCATCATTCCTCGGAGTTCACCCCCTCG ATGAGAAGTATTATTCCTCCGAGGTCATAAAATGCAAGGATGGTTCTAGATCTTTCACTATAGATCGTCTTAATGACGATTTCTGTGACTGCGTTGATGGAACCGATGAGCCTG GTACATCTGCCTGTGCAAGAGGGAAATTCTATTGTCGGAATATGGGAAGTACACCGCGGTTTATTTTTTCTTCCCGTGTCAACGATCATATATGTG ATTGCTGTGATGGAAGTGATGAATATGAGGGTAATATCTTTTGCCCGAACACTTGCGTCATGGGGGGGAATATGTACAAGAGCAACAACGATGTTTCAACTACTCGAGATGTTGATATAGTCATCAGAAAAGTTAAGGAAGAAATCACTAAGGAGGACTTGTTCCAAAAGCTAACTG GTTTGAAGCTAGTAATAATCCTACAGGTAGCTCTTACAATTTTTGCAATCCTCATTTGGGCAAACCGTTGTCGTGTGAAATCTAAGAGAAGACGACACCGTTGA
- the LOC103495632 gene encoding cyanidin 3-O-galactoside 2''-O-xylosyltransferase FGGT1-like, translating to MEEAPSGLHIAMYPWFALGHLIAFLQIGNKLANKGHRISFFIPSKTQPKLQPFNHFPNLITFVPITVPHVDGLPLGAETTADVSHPSQIPLIMTSMDRTEPEIASRLQDIKPEVIFYDLAYWVPKLAHPLGIKSVYFTAVSAVTMSYIQCKLWKFPGHYNLTRDDLLHPPPDFPCSSIKLHAHEAQYLASFGRMKFGGDITFFERISNALSQCNAIALKSCREIEGPFIDYLESIVERPILLPGTVNLEPLTTSLEERWANWLSEFKSGSVIYCAFGSECILTKNQFQELLLGLELSNLPFFVALKPPDGIDTVEAALPKGFKQRIEGRGIVYGGWVQQQQILDHPSIGCFITHCGAESLSEAVVKKCQLVLFSRTTDQLFRARSMSKFLKVGVEIEKGEEDGVFSKESVCKAVKTVMDEENESGKEIRANKEKLRELLVDKDLEESYINNFIHSLHSMV from the coding sequence ATGGAAGAAGCCCCTTCAGGGCTTCACATAGCAATGTACCCTTGGTTTGCTTTAGGCCACTTGATTGCATTTCTCCAAATTGGCAACAAGTTAGCCAATAAAGGCCACAGGATCTCCTTCTTCATTCCGTCAAAAACTCAACCCAAATTGCAGCCTTTCAATCACTTTCCAAATCTCATTACTTTCGTCCCCATCACTGTTCCTCATGTTGATGGTCTCCCTCTTGGAGCTGAAACTACTGCTGATGTTTCTCACCCTTCACAGATCCCTCTCATCATGACTTCCATGGACCGTACAGAACCCGAAATCGCTTCTCGTCTTCAAGATATAAAACCTGAAGTCATCTTCTATGATCTCGCGTATTGGGTGCCAAAGCTGGCACATCCATTGGGGATTAAATCAGTTTATTTTACTGCTGTTTCTGCTGTCACAATGAGTTATATTCAGTGCAAATTATGGAAATTTCCTGGACATTATAATTTAACTCGAGATGATCTTTTGCACCCACCTCCTGATTTCCCATGTTCATCAATCAAGCTTCATGCTCATGAGGCTCAATATTTGGCATCCTTTGGCCGAATGAAATTTGGTGGTGATATCACTTTCTTTGAGCGCATTTCCAATGCATTATCCCAATGCAATGCTATAGCATTGAAATCATGTAGGGAAATTGAAGGGCCTTTTATTGACTATCTTGAAAGTATAGTCGAAAGGCCTATATTGCTGCCAGGAACTGTGAATTTAGAACCACTAACCACAAGTTTAGAAGAAAGGTGGGCAAACTGGCTATCAGAGTTCAAATCTGGCTCAGTCATATATTGTGCATTTGGAAGTGAGTGTATTTTGACCAAAAACCAATTCCAAGAATTGTTGTTGGGTCTTGAGCTTTCAAACTTACCATTTTTCGTTGCACTCAAACCACCTGATGGCATCGACACGGTCGAGGCTGCCCTACCGAAAGGTTTCAAGCAGAGAATCGAGGGGAGAGGGATAGTATATGGAGGATGGGTTCAACAACAGCAAATTTTGGATCACCCATCAATTGGATGCTTTATTACACATTGTGGGGCAGAGTCTTTATCAGAAGCAGTGGTGAAGAAGTGTCAGTTAGTGTTGTTCTCTCGTACTACTGATCAATTGTTTCGAGCAAGATCGATGAGCAAGTTCTTGAAAGTTGGTGTGGAAATTGAGAAAGGGGAGGAAGATGGGGTTTTTAGCAAAGAAAGTGTGTGTAAGGCAGTGAAGACAGTTATGGATGAAGAGAATGAAAGTGGGAAAGAGATCAGAGCAAATAAAGAGAAGTTAAGAGAGTTATTGGTTGACAAAGATTTGGAAGAGAGTTATATCAACAATTTCATCCATAGCCTCCACTCCATGGTTTGA